Proteins encoded together in one Telopea speciosissima isolate NSW1024214 ecotype Mountain lineage chromosome 6, Tspe_v1, whole genome shotgun sequence window:
- the LOC122664838 gene encoding uncharacterized protein LOC122664838 isoform X3 produces MGDHGGWAQPSGLLSNETASMTRLLDPERWSKAEERTAELIDCIQPNPPSEERRNAVADYVQRLIKKCFSCQVFTFGSVPLKTYLPDGDIDLTAFSKNQNLKDTWANEVRDMLESEEKSENAEFRVKEVQYIQAEVKLIKCLVENIVVDISFNQLGGLCTLCFLDEVDHLINENHLFKRSVILIKAWCYYESRILGAHHGLISTYALETLVLYIFNVFNNNFTGPLEVLYRFLEFFSNFDWDNFCVSLWGPVPVSSLPDTAAELPRKDGGELLLNKRFLDACSSVYAVFPNGQESQGQPFVSKHFNVIDPLRTNNNLGRSVSKGNFFRIRSAFAFGAKRLARLLDCPKENLIAEVNQFFLNTWDRQGSGNRPDAPSSDLWRLRPSNPDRMDGSENQGNYSNSKKKSENLTGHESEAEAINTFDGISSQQSARPTEGMSRTSNVSAVSHTQSQKSYGNLNSSRISDHIARNITGSESVHNEKSQRSSRADYLVNEVQGRYQFARTHSSPELTDASIEISTRGRRNRVPETVKNLISSVRQDNSSRRKNFDDEGSGSHSARSSSEDPSLLPHSSSHQSLDAAADSNSVSNSYHDEAGLGTMGEELSSVAETMEMHQEEQDLVNMMASSRVHSFNAQVQMPMNLSSAHLPLPISPSVLASMGYAQRNLAGMVPTNIPLIEPPWGPNMQFAHGLVSSQLSHYFPNVGFTFNPEETVETGNENSGLAEMSQEDGDHGFWNEQDASSTRGFDADSASFQMLPSDEKQESTSVGFDFIPSSWVSSSGSAVRPQQKFLKENRGLIKEDHVDSFQYKQNRGSEMYSTDRNASLRFLPSPQDSSSRSRQASESSWDASSVKASKSTREKRGRKPVPSAVPATGYGKGKIGWQNEGSSVDHVSGHLNDDNREWIPLSTMNSDTAERSTGSTSVTSPHVRNHQPGYESAQISKSDSVMPIAPMLVGSGSRQRAIDNSGMVPFAFYPTGPPVPFLTMLPVYNFPTETGNSDASTSHFDREDSLDSSRTNQSDQNFDSAESLDHSEIFSSSNSMKGADFGGPTEEHKPDILNSDFASHWQNLQYGRFCQNPRYHGPLIYPSPVMVPPLYLQGHFPWDGPGRPLSANVNLVSQLMNYGPRLVPVAPLQPGSIRPAGVYQRYGDEVPRYRGGTGTYLPNPKGSFRDRQTSTTRNHRGNYNYDRNDYHGDREGNWNINSKSRATGRSHGRSQTEKPASKPDRLGASDSRADRTWDSYRHDSFPTYQSQNGPFNSSSSLHGGPNNVVYGMYPFPAVNSNGVTPTGPAVPSVVMLYSYDHNVGYGSPAEQLEFGSLGPVHFSGVNDVPQLGEGGPARNVYEQQRFQGGSPARSSPDQPSSPQLQRGV; encoded by the exons GTGTTCACCTTTGGGTCTGTACCTCTCAAGACCTATTTACCAGATGGAGACATTGACTTGACTGCCTTTAGTAAGAATCAAAATTTGAAGGATACCTGGGCTAATGAGGTTCGTGATATGCTTGAGAGTGAAGAGAAGAGTGAGAATGCTGAATTCCGTGTAAAAGAAGTTCAGTACATTCAGGCAGAA GTGAAGTTAATAAAATGCCTTGTAGAAAATATTGTTGTAGACATATCTTTTAACCAGCTTGGTGGATTATGTACCCTTTGCTTCCTTGACGAG GTTGACCATTTGATAAATGAAAATCATCTATTCAAACGCAGCGTTATATTGATTAAAGCTTGGTGTTACTATGAGAGCCGCATATTGGGTGCTCATCATGGACTTATTTCCACATATGCCCTTGAAACATTGGTTCTATACATATTTAATGTCTTCAACAATAACTTTACTGGGCCTCTTGAG GTGCTCTATCGTTTTCTGGAGTTTTTCAGTAATTTTGATTGGGATAACTTTTGTGTGAGCCTCTGGGGTCCAGTGCCTGTTAGTTCACTTCCAGATACCGCAG CGGAACTTCCACGAAAGGATGGTGGAGAGCTGTTGCTCAATAAGCGTTTTCTTGATGCTTGTAGCTCAGTGTATGCTGTTTTCCCTAACGGCCAAGAAAGCCAGGGCCAACCCTTTGTTTCCAAACATTTCAATGTTATTGATCCTTTACGTACAAACAACAATCTTGGACGTAGTGTCAGCAAAG GTAATTTCTTTAGGATTCGTAGTGCCTTTGCATTTGGAGCTAAAAGGCTAGCCAGATTACTTGATTGTCCAAAAGAAAACCTGATTGCTGAAGTCAATCAGTTCTTTTTGAACACATGGGACAGACAGGGAAGTGGTAACCGCCCTGACGCACCAAGTTCTGATTTATGGCGCTTGCGACCATCAAACCCAGATCGCATGGATGGGTCTGAGAATCAAGGGAACTATTCaaacagcaagaagaagagtgAGAATCTGACAGGTCACGAATCTGAGGCTGAGGCCATTAACACGTTTGATGGAATCTCCTCTCAACAAAGTGCCCGCCCCACGGAAGGCATGTCTAGGACCAGTAATGTGTCTGCAGTTTCTCATACTCAAAGCCAAAAGAGTTATGGTAACCTAAACAGCTCAAGAATCTCCGATCACATTGCACGGAATATTACTGGGAGTGAGAGTGTTCATAATGAGAAGAGTCAGAGAAGTTCTAGAGCAGATTATTTGGTGAATGAAGTGCAGGGAAGGTATCAGTTTGCGAGGACACATTCTAGTCCTGAGCTTACAGATGCATCTATCGAAATTTCAACACGAGGAAGGCGTAACAGGGTGCCAGAAACTGTGAAAAACCTAATCAGTTCTGTGAGGCAGGATAACAGTAGTAGGAGGAAGAACTTTGATGATGAAGGTTCAGGAAGTCATAGTGCAAGATCTTCAAGTGAGGATCCATCATTGTTGCCGCACAGCTCATCCCATCAAAGCCTTGATGCTGCTGCGGATTCGAACAGTGTTTCAAATAGTTACCATGATGAAGCTGGGTTGGGTACCATGGGTGAGGAGCTTTCATCTGTTGCTGAGACAATGGAGATGCATCAGGAAGAGCAAGACCTTGTGAACATGATGGCGTCTTCCAGGGTTCATAGTTTTAATGCACAAGTACAGATGCCAATGAATCTTTCTTCTGCTCACCTACCTCTTCCTATTTCACCTTCTGTTCTTGCTTCAATGGGTTATGCTCAAAGAAATTTGGCTGGAATGGTTCCAACTAATATCCCCTTGATTGAGCCTCCCTGGGGCCCAAATATGCAATTTGCTCATGGTCTGGTTTCTTCACAATTATCCCATTATTTCCCTAATGTCGGCTTCACTTTTAATCCAGAGGAGACAGTTGAAACTGGTAATGAGAACTCAGGTTTGGCAGAAATGAGCCAGGAGGATGGTGATCATGGTTTCTGGAATGAGCAGGATGCAAGTTCAACCAGAGGGTTTGATGCTGATAGTGCAAGTTTCCAGATGCTTCCATCAGATGAAAAGCAAGAGTCAACATCTGTAGGGTTTGACTTCATTCCTTCTTCTTGGGTTAGTAGCTCTGGCAGTGCTGTGAGACCTCAACAGAAGTTTCTCAAAGAAAACAGAGGGTTGATAAAGGAAGATCATGTTGATAGTTTCCAGTACAAACAAAACAGAGGCAGTGAGATGTACTCCACCGACAGAAATGCAAGTTTGAGGTTCTTACCTTCTCCACAGGATAGTTCTTCAAGAAGTAGACAGGCTTCTGAAAGCTCTTGGGATGCATCATCTGTGAAGGCCTCAAAGTCAACAAGAGAGAAGCGTGGAAGGAAACCAGTTCCCTCTGCAGTTCCAGCTACTGGTTATGGGAAGGGAAAGATTGGGTGGCAGAATGAGGGTTCGTCGGTTGATCATGTTTCTGGTCATTTAAATGACGACAACAGGGAATGGATTCCTCTGTCAACCATGAATAGTGATACTGCAGAAAGAAGTACCGGATCAACATCTGTGACCTCTCCGCATGTTCGAAACCATCAACCTGGCTATGAATCAGCACAAATTAGTAAATCAGATTCAGTGATGCCCATTGCCCCAATGCTTGTGGGTTCAGGATCTCGACAGAGAGCTATCGATAATTCAGGGATGGTACCCTTTGCATTTTATCCAACAGGACCTCCGGTTCCATTCCTCACAATGCTTCCAGTGTACAATTTCCCAACAGAGACAGGCAATAGTGATGCATCCACAAGCCATTTTGATAGGGAGGACAGCCTGGATAGCAGCCGTACAAACCAGTCTGATCAAAACTTTGATTCAGCTGAGAGCCTTGATCATTCAGAGATCTTCAGTAGTTCTAATTCGATGAAGGGTGCTGATTTTGGGGGGCCTACTGAGGAGCACAAGCCCGACATTCTTAACAGTGACTTTGCTAGCCATTGGCAAAATCTGCAGTATGGACGGTTCTGCCAGAACCCACGGTATCATGGACCTCTAATTTATCCTTCACCTGTGATGGTGCCACCTCTGTATTTACAAGGCCATTTCCCATGGGATGGTCCTGGAAGACCTCTATCTGCAAATGTGAACCTTGTCTCGCAGCTCATGAATTATGGCCCTCGTCTTGTTCCAGTTGCACCACTACAACCTGGCTCAATTAGGCCTGCTGGTGTTTATCAGCGTTATGGTGATGAAGTCCCTAGATATCGTGGTGGTACCGGGACCTATCTGCCAAATCCT AAGGGTTCATTCCGGGACCGGCAAACTTCTACTACCAGAAACCACAGAGGGAATTACAATTATGATCGAAATGACTACCATGGGGACAGGGAAGGGAACTGGAACATAAATTCAAAATCACGGGCAACTGGCCGCAGCCACGGACGCAGCCAAACTGAGAAGCCAGCCTCAAAGCCAGACCGCTTGGGAGCTAGTGATAGTCGAGCTGACAGGACATGGGATTCATACAGGCATGACTCATTCCCCACATATCAGTCCCAGAATGGTCCGTTCAACTCCTCCAGCTCATTGCACGGTGGCCCAAACAATGTGGTTTATGGCATGTACCCCTTTCCAGCTGTGAACTCTAATGGTGTCACACCAACTGGACCTGCAGTTCCTTCTGTTGTCATGTTGTATTCTTATGATCACAATGTTGGTTATGGTTCGCCTGCTGAGCAGCTTGAGTTTGGCTCCCTCGGACCTGTGCATTTTTCTGGTGTAAATGATGTACCACAGCTTGGTGAAGGAGGACCAGCAAGGAATGTATATGAGCAGCAAAGGTTTCAAGGAGGTTCTCCTGCACGATCCTCACCAGATCAGCCATCTTCACCACAACTTCAAAG